Genomic window (Nymphaea colorata isolate Beijing-Zhang1983 chromosome 1, ASM883128v2, whole genome shotgun sequence):
AATCAGCTACGAAGAAACCAATTAAACCAACTGACGGTATGAATTTAATTCATGATATTCACTTTTTGCGAAGGAGTTGACAACTATGTCTGCCATGAGGAAATAAGATAAATAAGATAACCTGGCATGGAATGGAAAATCTGCGAACATCCTAGCTTCTTCGAATTCCATGGAAATAATTTACCGTGTCCAGCTTCCCTTATGGTTCTCTTTCGACTCAAAAATGTATGTATTATTTATGTTTCATGTGCAGAAATTGGTGCGGGGACTCCCAAAGCACAAATTATGTCTTCCAAAAATGGGCACGTTCATAGCTGCAAGAATCCAACAGCCAAAATGAAACTACAAAAGCCCTCTACTGCAACGAAGTTAACTAAACAAACACCAATGTCACAAGCAAGAACTACCAAGGGGAGCGCTTTGAGGTTGTTTTCATTAATCGACAACAATCGATCCGGAAAAATGTTGCAACTGTGGTATCATGCTTACCTGTTCTTATATGTTTGCCAGATTGCCTGCTAGTGCACTTAAGAATTCAGCAAATATTGAcatcaaacaagaaaatcaagCGATCAAGAGGCAAAAGCTTGATGGGGGAAGATCAAGACAGGTATCCCTACAACCTGGCCATCCCTTCATCAATTCAGTTTTTTGTTGGCAGGATAGTGTGTAAAATTCTTGCTATGGCGCCAAAATTTTTTCAGATTCTTAATGTCAAAGAACGGGTTTTGCATCATAAGTCTGAAGCTGTGgcttcaaaagaaaaagcagcaaACGGGCAAGCAACTAGAACCTGCAGGGAAAAGAGATACGAGTTAACCGTCAAAAAGGTAGCTTCACTGCTGTTTTGCTTTTTGTACAAACAGGACCTTGATTTTTAACTTCCTCATGCCAAATAATTATCGTTGCTTTCAGGAAATAAATCCTTTTGTTTCAGCAGCAGAATTGGTGAATAAATTCCATTCAAGAACGAGAGAACTGGAAATCTCACAGCACAGATCCCTCTCACATGTACCGAGATTATTACCCTATTTGAACCATTTGCGTTTGCTTGTTCTCGTCTTTCTGTTTTCTATAATTCCTGAAATTGGAATTCAGGCGGTTTgtaatgttccttttttttattttttttatacttcaTAGGATGATGCTGCGTCCATGACCCATCGCAAGCCTCCATTAGCATTGACACAACCAAAGGAACCCGAATTCTTGACAGCTCGACGGGTTCGGCCTGTAAAAGTAAAGAGTTCTGCTGAACTGGAAGAAGAAATGCTTGCAAACATTCCCAAGTTCAAAGCAAGACCAGTAAACAAGAAGGTTTTTATCCCCATTCTACCAGCAATCGATTCTCTTTTTCTTAccaaacggaattgctgaacaTTATCGCGTCCATATGAAACTGAACAGATCCTGGAAGCCCGTAGTCTGCCGGTCCCATCCAGAAGCATCCCTCAGCCACCGGAGTTCCATGAGTTCCATCTGAAAACAATGGAAAGAGCTTCTCAGCATGCTGGGACATCTTATATGGAAATTTCACAGAAAGTATGCTTTCTTTATCTGCAAGCCAAAAAATTGCAGCTCCTGCGCCTCTAATGTTTTTTGATATTAAGAATTTTGGGTTTTGTATTTGCAGGGGAAGAGCAAGCCTGAGAACACGGCAGCCTATGGGCTAACTGTACCCAAATCACCACACCTGGAAACATCAACACGTTCACGCCCCCAGACGTAGGATGACTTCGATCTTAAATCCTTTGCTCAATTTATCTTATCTTCATTTCTGATGTGTCCTTTCTGAACTATGGCAGCATCAAAAGTTCGGAAGAACTGGAGCAGGAAGAGCTAGCGAATATGCCTAAGTTCAAAGCGAGGCCGCTGAACAAGAAggtatcactttcattgatgtcATGACAGGAGGGTGAACTCTTAGAAaagccattttttttctttttcgttacTGCGATCTCACTTCTAATCAACATACAGATACTCGTGAGCAAAGGAGAACTTGGAGTTTTCCGTAATCAGAAGCACCAAGCTACCATACCACAGGTGACTGTTACCCTTGTTTTGGATTTCATAAAACTCGTGAAATTTTTGCTGtatatttatttacatgtttTGCAATTTTCAGGAGTTCCACTTTGCAACCGATGAAAGAATACCTGCCGTGCATCCCGTGGTTGACCTCTTTGACAAGGTATAATCTACAACTTGCATTGGTGATTTCTTTCAATAGGTGGCATTTGAAAGGCGTTGATTAATCCTGAGTTTGGTATATTATTATTGTTTCCAGCTATCTATAAACTCAGACTGTCGCGACAAAGAAATTCCACGAATCACGATACCGAATCCTTTCAATCTTCAGACCGAGGTTTGTAGGCAATCGTGTTTGTGTTGGTACTACATGGTTACATGGTTTTCATTTTCCGTTTGTCTTATATTCCAATGGTTGAACGTGAATTTTAGGAGAGAGgtttggagaaagaaaagagattcTTGGCAGAAGTTTTGCATGAACAGTTGGAGGAGCAAAAGGCCAGGGTTCCTAAAGCTAGTCCATATCCATATTCCACAGACTACCCAGTGGTAGGCTCTTGTCGTACGTAAGCAAGATAGATATTCTTGTTTCACGCAGTAAAAGTTCACTTAAGAAATGTTTTTGCCTTTAGATACCACCAAAGCCTCAACCAAAAGAGTGTACAAAGCCAGAGGCATTTCAACTAGTGAGCCTCATCAGGCACGAGGAAGAGATGCAGAGGTTGAtgcaggaaaaggaaagaatggaAAAAGAGGTGGCAGAGATGAGAAAATTCAAGGCACAACCAATTTTGGACAGGTAATCCTTTTATAGAAGTTTAAGACAATATCGGCTTTTCTTTAAGGCATTTTGAAAATGCACCAGGGAAATTgctaacaaatttttaaatctaTTCAGCGACCCAATTCCAGTTCCTGAGAAGAGAAGGATTCCTCTTACCCAAGTTCAGGAATTTGCACTCCATGTGGATCACCGATCTGTAGACAGAGCTGAATTTGATAAGAAGGCAGGAAAACGTCTTCAAATCTATATAGTTTGTGCCTTATTTTGTGCAGCGAGAATGGCAAACTAATTTTTAGTAGCATTTTCTGTTGCATGCGTTTTATATACAGGTAAAGGAAAAGGAGGCCATATACAAAAGATACAGGGAAGAATATGAAGCCGCTAAAGCGGTAAGTGAGAATTCCTTTTGCCACGAGCAAAAACGCAAAAACTGAGAAATTTGTATGGAAGGTTTTGCCATTCTTTTGATTTATGTTGATTCTTGTGTTGTAGATGGAAGAGGAGAAAGCAACAAAGCAAATGAGAAGGATGATGGTGCCTCATGCGAGACCTGTACCGAGCTTCGCAAATCCGTTTGTTCCGGAAAGGTAAGACGGGGTTGCCCTCATCCTTTTCTTCGGCTTGTTCACAAAGAAGTGGTTTTGagattcttttgtttcttttttttctgcagGTCATCgaaagaaattacaaaaccGAAATCGCCATGCCTACTTATAGCCCAAAGGAAACAAAGGGCCGCAGCTTCTGGTTTTGCGCATATGCGATGACCTccatcaaaaagaaaacttgtcGCCATATGTAGCCCCACTGTACCCTTCAAGAAAGCTTGAACGCCCGTGAAAACTAACTGTGTGCCATAAATCTATCTGTAGTCTGTATGCATAACGTATATAGCATATGAtgtattattcttgattttttggaACTTTGAGTTCAATTAATGGGAGATACCAGTTACCACCCTCGAATTTCTGTTCCCCCACTTCCCAATATGAAACTCTGTTCTTTTACTTTCCCAATGGATTTTTCTCTTATCGAAGCTAATTGGAGAATATACTGCAACTCAGAAGAAAAAGTAATCAAAATTGACAAATTTTCCCATGAACAAACACGAAACTAAAATTTCCCTCCGGCAACTCTGTCCCCGACTAGCTTTTTTGCACCAGCAGAAAATTGGACCAGTGTGCACAATTCCCCTTGAAAAGAGGCAACTTGCATCTTACTGTTATCCCAACCATCTTACAAGAATCATGGCTCAGGTGGTGCTTGGCTGCTTCTGTCAGTTGACAAAAAAGATTAACAGAATTACGAAGACAACGAATTTGATACAAAGCACCAAACTTAGTTGTCccattgatatttttaattggTTTTGCTCGTTATTCTCTCACATTTCTGGGTCTCTCAAGAAGATTGCAAACTTTTGTCAGGCAGCTCCCACTTGAAAAGTATCGACTCCTGTGGATATGTTTAAAAGGACCCATTTCCCGCTCCTTCCACCCTCTCAGCAGCTGCAAAATGGCCTTGAAGTACCTGAGTATTACTTTCTTTCTATTGAGTCTCTTCTGCCATCCTCTTGGGCTCATTTTCCGAAGATGCTGTCATGGGGAGTTGCCCCTCCTCCCCGGATGTGACTTCACGTTGGTTCAGTCTTCAAGCTAAGGTCCAAACGCAATGCAATTTACAATCCTGGGTTCATTTTTGGCCAGTCTATGTGTTTTATAGCAGGGGCAGAGCTATCGTTTATTTTGGAGCTGTGCGGAAGCACAGAGACTGTTTCGGCATCTTGTTGCCATCTTTCCCCATCTTCGGTTTTGCGTGATCTTCTTTTTGGTGGCAGATTTCAGTTATAGGTAACGATATCTCATTTCACCGGCATTCCTACTGTCTTGCTTTTTAATCTTCGGACTGAGATTACTACTATCGTTAAGGCCTTCTGACCTCCTGATCTTATCGCTTCCTTTAATTGAATTCGTTttcgtctctctttctctctctctctcaatcaatTAGATATGACGGAACTCTTCCGTTGCTGCGATTATGCGTGTCCTGAAAACATACATAACGTAGAAGTTAATAAACTATATCAGGCTCTATTTGGTGCGGCAAATTTCAATTGGACTTCGTTCTCCATTAGGAAGCCCAGTCGATTAACCTTCTATTATTGCAAATTGTAGTCAAAACAGTAAATCTGTGTCTTTTCTCGCatgaaaaaggtaaaataaggtcgttttctctttatctttttcgACCGCAAGATGAATTTTCATATGGAGTCCATAAGATGCCTCCGGCAAGGCTGCCCACCCTCTGACTACGTGAAACGAACCCTTCACCCGActttaaataataattaaaaaacagtCACGAATGAAATCGGAGATTTTCATAAAGAAAGCAGTCCAACTTTTAGCGAGATGAGAATAAACACGCTTCATTTAATAATTCTGGCTTTTTTTTTCGTTCCTTCAAAGTGTTTGAGTCAGCTTTCATCAAGCATCTGAACGAAATTAATATTTCTCTTATTACCCATTCAATTCGATTTGGAATTCCCACGGAAAAGAGGCGATCATGCATCATGCATCTAAGcattgttttcttaatttgattCAAACTCCAGTAAATTTAGACCTGCACTAGTGTTTGTATGCgaatcatttgtttggtcatAAGGTGACACTCTTCCGACGGAAGGGGGCCGGAGTGGACCCTTCCATTAGAGAAAGAATAAAGAATGATACGTACAAGACAACAAAACCAAACCCCCACGTCAATGCATCCCTTGCTCATACGGCAAGAATCTTACATCCCAAGAAAGGGCAAAATTACAGATCTCCCTATTGGAGAAATTTCTATCCACAAAATGCATATCGTTCAACACTATGGATTCTAATGCATCTAACCAAGATTTCCTTTGCTAATTGTTGGCTCTAATGTCAATTAAAGAACGACAATAGGGAACATGTCGAAGTAAAGATTGACAAATGATCGACTCTGTAAGTGAAAATTAGCTACCATTTCTTCATTATGTCATAGATAGAATGCCATAACAGAAATAACCTGCTGCAGTTATATCCGCTCCTCATAGGGATTTGCCAAAAAGGACTGAAAACCTCAGTTTACAACCAAAGATTAATAGCAAGTAGCATCTGGTTAGATCAGTCTTGCTTCAGAATAATGTTCTCACAAGCCTGCCGTTATACCTCTTTTTTAGCTTCATCAATAGGTTTGTCGATCTGGTTGCAGGAGTAAAGGATTCTAATCCTAGAGGTTCCATACAACTATACTGAAACAAAGGATCCAACAAAGCTTAAACTCTCTTTGTACAAGATGTAACACTCCAAATatttagtctcgtattaaagattatgaggaatcttcaagggtttataaagggggtcattaTTCTCACACGCACGGATGGACGCGTGTGtattaaggggggtggattgtaacgcTTTAAATATTTAGTCCCGTATCAAAGATTATGAAGAATCTTCAAaggtttataaagggggtcattaATATGAGCCCGAGTccaagaaaacaatataaatcttcaaatcttcaaaagtttataaagggggtcattaCCATGAGCCCGAGTCCAAGAAAACGATATAAATCTCCAAAGCTTCAAATGATCCTTTGTCTTCTTGCATAGAAGACAGGCAAAGGCTAAGGAGAATCCTAATCTTTGTAGTCTGACATGTGTAAGTAATCTCCCATGACTGCCAATGTAAACAAACTGACAGGCATGCATGCAGTAAGGATTTGAAGTTTCAAATCCATTTCTGCCATTTCATCACAGTTCCCCTAGCTCGAATGTGCTCCCACATTTAAATACCGACATTTAAAGTGTATTTAGGTGGGGGTCAAAATTGAGGTTATTTAAAATCTATACTTGATCAAATGATGATTTCAAAGAGAAATGTAAATAACTACTCCCTTCaggttttttcagaaaaaactaTTGTTTTAGTCTTATCACTCAAACACTAGCCAGATTTTAGATACACAAGACCTGATTTTCACAAAGGCATAACAATCTACATATTTATGATCTAAAAGGGGACAAGTTTTTGTTGCATGGTCTTTTTTCTGTCGTTTGTCTCATTGAAAAGAAGATGATTCAGATTCTAACCAGTATTTTGATAATtacatttctttcaactttatCTCAGATTATTCTGTTAAAATTACGCGTCCCAACACGTGGGACCATACAATCCTTTCATTTTAGATCAGAATATTAAAAGCCAAAAAGGCTACAACCGAGAGGGATCACTGTTGAGTTGGTAGGCCACCTGCCCTCCCTAGTTCAtctaaaaggaggaaaaggaaaaagggaaaagagaaaagatcgCGTAGAAATAAAAGGCTCATAGTAGATTTCAGGGCCCACATACCACCGCCTGAATCTGTCATGGCCGGACTGCCGTCGCCTAAGAACGGCCCAATCCAGCCGCCGATGCTTCAACAACACGAGGGGTCGTGATGAACAATGCCGTTGACGTGTTCCGTCCGGTCATGCTATGTTCCACGATCGCAAGCAAATCGCAGAGGCAAATTGAAGATACATGTCAACTAGGAGATAGATGCGCGAGATTTTATCAACTTGGTGGCATTCACAGGGCTACCATACTACAATGACGCCTTCCCTTCGCATCCACCACCAGATGTGAAGGTTAAGTGGCAGAAAATGAAGCCCAAAAACGAAAAAGTTGCCGTGAGAAGCTCGATCTCATGCTATTGGACAGGAAACATTAAAAAAAGCCACCCTTACCTACTAAAGCTTTTCGTGTCGGCCCGTGAATTATAATCCATCTAAGCTGCATTTGGTAGAACGAAAGTTGGGATGCAAGGAAGACAAAGATGCAAACGCCTGAAGTAGAGCAACCAAAAGGCTTGAGCATCTGATTTAAATATGTTCTAGTTGCACATAAGAGACTATTGATCACTAGCAGTGACATAACCGTCTTGGTGCACAAAAGCTTATAAAATGTCATGCTTTGTCTTCTTTCCCACATGCTAGACTTGCTGGTAACGGATTTGATCGTTGGTGCCTAATCCTTTTTGTGCCTTTGCAGAGACAGAAATATAGTTAGTTGGTGCCTAATCCTTTTTGTGCCTTTGCAGACACAGAAATATAGTTAGTTGGTGCCTAATCCTTTTTGTGCCTTTGCAGAGACAGAAATATAGTTCACATTGCAGCAGGTTTTGGAGTTCATTTATCTGTTGATTAGAAAATATGGAGCAGTTTTATCTaacaaaagagtttttttttttttgatagatAAGAGTGCCGACAACCGGAGGTACTTGATTATGGAGAAAATGATACCTGACGGTCCTTACCTCAAGTATTTCTACGAATATGGTTCAAGAGCAAATTCTGGATAGGGACGTAGACTCTCTTAAGACCAGCATCACAGTTAACTGGCGCTCAACTTTTACAAATTCGACAGAATTTAAGTTAGCTGAGAGTGCCAACAGGAAACACTCAGCAGGTCAAGAAATTTATTAACATGCTGAGTTATACATTCAAAACATGCTGTATTAACAGAAGGTGGCGGCGAGTTGAATATTAATCTGCAAGAACTGTTCCTCATGTGCAGAATTAGGACTTAACACTTCGAACAATGTAAATTATCATAAATACAACGTGTGAAGCCACCAACTGCTTGTGGAACTATCCATGTACTAACCAGAAAAAGATAGTGCATTATGGAGCTAGAATTAGAATGAGCCTTATTTGGATATCTATCAAAGCTACCAACGGTACCGAATCCTACAAGTtatcaactaaaaattttggcCATTCTGTCAGGTTACCTTGGCTTTCTAGAAGCATTTCAGCATCGTTTCCCTCTTTTTCACTTTTAGTTGGCTCCTAGTGCCCATCTCCTCCAAAATCATCCACCGCATCTTTATTTGGTCTTATCAAGCTATTCCTTGGCCTTCTAGATCATTTCACCATATGATATGAATTTCTTATATTCTTTCCTCTTTCCAACTCTCCCCAAACCTCACCTCTGGAACCAAATCCACTCTTTTAAGCGTGTATGATCTTTTACCGTTGATTACATTTTATTAACCAAATCTTTCAACATTTCAGATTATCTAACGGTTCTAACAAGAATCTTTCAACCATAACTAAAATATGAAAGCAGGTACCGTGATCAAATAAAATCAGGCTTGCAGCAAAAAGATCCAACGGAAAACCAGGTAAACATGGTCCTATTGACATTAGACACGTAAATAGATTGGATATGATTTTAGAGTCTTGGTttactttctttcttgttcttggtGTACTGAATTTGAACCAATCCGATTTTGATGTAAAGTTATTCGAGTGCAGACCATTCACGTCCTGAAATATGATGATAATTACAAATAAgcacaattcaaaaaaaaaaaaaacacaagcatTCCGCATAAACTAATGGCAATCAATATCACCCTCAATGCTGAAAACACTACAATGGAGATTTGAACAGCGTAGGTCCATCTTCAGCATAGAAATGAATCCTTTTGCATTGACCAACGTTAAGCAACATTAATTGATTACGAGATTTTTTTACTTCACCTACAACTGTCTGTCCACTTAGCCACAATTTGAAAACGCTCCATTCAATGGTACATTATTCAGTGCTTCTAGTTAGAGGCCTATCAGACATTTCTCAGACTGAGAAATTGAGAAATGTGGGAagtaatgaagaaaaaaataaatttaaaaaatggacGCGAGAAACCCACTTTAGATGCTAACACTTTCAATTGCCATTTCTTAATTCAGTACTACCATGAAAGAGATCCTACAGATGGTACAGTGAAAAGTAAAGAATCTTCTTGAGCATTGGTGGATCTCATTATGCTACAGACCTTATGAAGCATATCAAAGATAAGAAACTGAAATAAACCTACAAGAACTACCAAGGCCATGCAGGTATTGGCTAGGTGTGAAAACAGATAAACTCAGGTGGTCCAGGTGCCACCAGTTAATACAATTACTATTGATAATGGTGAAAAATAGAGCAGCCAGCAAAAATGACAAGAGCCGCATACAGCTATGACCTTCCTACTGAGCATCAAACAGACAACAAATAGCTGTTTCTAGATTTCATGTCAAAAGCACAATAATGACTCGACTCACTTGGATCAGAAAAACCATGAACTATGAAACAACTCACAATAACTACAAACCTCTTGACAACTCTGATCGGGACTGCCTACTGAGCATCAAACAGAcacaggaaagaagaaagacaagCAAAGCATTTTTGCGCCTCATCAGGACTGGAATAAATGTAAGAGATGAATGAATCCAAGGaacagaatgaagaaaaaaaaacagcataaTAAATACATTATCGAGCACAAGTCACTGACATAGATACCCTGATCAAGATGGAAGCGAAGGTGTCATTAAAGACCTAAATGAATTTGAGACTATGGCCTTGGTTATGACAAAGGCTAATGACAATCAATAAGCTTACCACTCACTGCCATGCTTAATCGCTTCACTGCACTAGAAGAATATGTAATATTTCTGATACCTATGCAAGAAATCCACCAATGGGAAAATTCTGagtgaaaaattcaaacaaaatgatCTTCTCATTCATTAACCAAGTGTTTCCATCAGAGCATCCCCCCTACGAGACACGCATTACAGTCCTTTCAAACAGTCTACTCATTTCTAAAAACCACTTGAAGAAACTGCAAGAGATAACAAAATGGCAAAATCATCCAATGGATGACAGA
Coding sequences:
- the LOC116263329 gene encoding protein TPX2, with translation MMEASSEVECLHPLQIDEIYEFSAPRFFDFIVGETEEEIRAAQQWFEVTRSYAPSPFMLRIKTSRKVDMDSTCNFQETEELLPAKMATETREANLPKSDSRIPEEKLTESETVGKVGDGRRAETRENQLAASESSAQPGRILQNADSSTIEKSATKKPIKPTDEIGAGTPKAQIMSSKNGHVHSCKNPTAKMKLQKPSTATKLTKQTPMSQARTTKGSALRLPASALKNSANIDIKQENQAIKRQKLDGGRSRQILNVKERVLHHKSEAVASKEKAANGQATRTCREKRYELTVKKEINPFVSAAELVNKFHSRTRELEISQHRSLSHDDAASMTHRKPPLALTQPKEPEFLTARRVRPVKVKSSAELEEEMLANIPKFKARPVNKKILEARSLPVPSRSIPQPPEFHEFHLKTMERASQHAGTSYMEISQKGKSKPENTAAYGLTVPKSPHLETSTRSRPQTIKSSEELEQEELANMPKFKARPLNKKILVSKGELGVFRNQKHQATIPQEFHFATDERIPAVHPVVDLFDKLSINSDCRDKEIPRITIPNPFNLQTEERGLEKEKRFLAEVLHEQLEEQKARVPKASPYPYSTDYPVIPPKPQPKECTKPEAFQLVSLIRHEEEMQRLMQEKERMEKEVAEMRKFKAQPILDSDPIPVPEKRRIPLTQVQEFALHVDHRSVDRAEFDKKVKEKEAIYKRYREEYEAAKAMEEEKATKQMRRMMVPHARPVPSFANPFVPERSSKEITKPKSPCLLIAQRKQRAAASGFAHMR